In Juglans microcarpa x Juglans regia isolate MS1-56 chromosome 8D, Jm3101_v1.0, whole genome shotgun sequence, the following are encoded in one genomic region:
- the LOC121242038 gene encoding citrate-binding protein-like, giving the protein MHLLSGLIYIYIYICIIQLLTEKNSPYLLQSRDITLIAMKTSVYCSILVVLILASFLENGHLCVADPTDGFTPVPLTDANFKLQKPYDIPLEDRYTYKDGVHRFWVYSKDKPFKPDSTTRPRTEIRISGHDYSSGVWQFEGYTFVPSGTSGVTIMQIHGATAGATTLQLRMYKPGDIRYYRYNLVAADLYDRWVRVNVIHDVDKGKVTVFIDGVKKFVVKDQGPGDLYFKCGVYAAPFGSSNYMESRWKGIKLFKK; this is encoded by the exons ATGCACTTGCTGTCtggtcttatatatatatatatatatatatgtataattcaGTTGCTTACAGAAAAGAACTCACCATATTTGTTGCAGAGTCGGGATATTACATTAATTGCAATGAAAACTTCAGTCTACTGCAGCATTCTAGTCGTGCTAATTCTTGCGAGCTTTTTGGAAAATGGCCACCTTTGTGTTGCAGATCCTACTGATGGATTCACCCCTGTGCCTCTAACTGATGCCAACTTTAAACTGCAGAAACCATATGACATACCACTTGAGGATCGTTACACTTATAAAGATGGTGTTCATAGATTTTGGGTCTACAGCAAGGACAAGCCTTTCAAGCCTGATAGCACCACCAGACCACGCACTGAAATTCGCATCTCT GGACATGACTACTCGTCAGGAGTTTGGCAATTTGAAGGCTACACTTTTGTGCCGAGTGGAACCTCCGGCGTGACGATAATGCAGATTCATGGCGCAACCGCTGGAGCCACGACGCTGCAGCTAAGGATGTACAAGCCTGGAGACATAAGGTATTATCGGTACAACTTGGTGGCTGCTGATCTCTACGATAGGTGGGTCAGAGTGAATGTAATCCACGATGTGGATAAGGGAAAAGTTACAGTTTTCATCGATGGAGTCAAGAAGTTTGTGGTGAAAGATCAAGGGCCAGGGGACCTGTATTTCAAATGTGGAGTTTATGCTGCGCCATTTGGTTCCAGCAATTACATGGAATCAAGGTGGAAAGGGatcaaacttttcaaaaaatga